The Electrophorus electricus isolate fEleEle1 chromosome 24, fEleEle1.pri, whole genome shotgun sequence DNA window CAGGCTAACCCCTTGGGGAGCGCAAGATTAAATGAGCACTGATttcactgcacattttaaaaagcaaacagtttCAGTCAGCTATGGCTTATGTTCAATATTTTGGGCCAATTTCTTGGACATGGATTAAGCATGTTCTTGAACTACAGTAAAACGTCTGTGGTGATTTACTGTCAAAGACTCATTAATCTTAGTCTGGGAAACCTGCCTTTTATTTTACCTATTAGGCATATGAGAAAACACATAATAAGTTGAAGTCACCATCAGTTATCTTCAAAGAATGGTTTGCATAGCATATAATCTTAGAGAAAATATTCACAAACTAATTTAGCAGTAAATACAGCCTCACCCAAAGCTATCATGTATCCCTCAAAGTTGGTGTTGCTAAGCAGATCCCATGTACAACAAAGGCTGGCCGGCAATTTGTCAATTAACTgctaagaaagaaaaacaagactaATGTGAGTGTAAGAAATAGGTAGAGATATCAGGCTTTAAAAAGAGATGCACTAAGTGGGTGGTGCTGTGACAAGCTTTTGTGAATAGGCAGTGGTCTGGCATatctctgacacacacgcacgataGACGAGGAATTGTATGCAAACAGGTAGGACAGAACACACATTATAACACAAAATTAATCCTGGTGTACTTACTCAGGTTTTAAATGATTAGTGATTACAAAGCAATTACTCAGGCAATAATGACATTCCGCAGGATACAGCATCAAAAATGAAGGctttgaaataaattaattatctTATATGAGCATAATGTAGGTTTATTGACAAATCAGTCTGAATTTTTTTCTTATGCACTTTTTCATAAATTATTGGGTGCTGTATAAATTGATAATGTAGCTAAAATAAATTATCTGAATTAAAGATTTGATATATAAaccaaatatttctttttaacaagTCATTGACCCAGCAGAGAAAGTATGTTTTGAAATGTGCAGCTAAAATAAGTGGAACAGATGTTACAGAAAAAATACACTCAAATTCTCAGGTCTTTAGAATAGTTTCATTATAAAATCAAATTTCACTCTTCCAAGCTGTAAAGAGGTCCACACTATTGGATTTTTCCTTGTATTACATTGTCATCCAATCATAGCAATACACTTAAAGTTTCCTCTGTATGCATGAGGAAATCATGATTGTATTAGGTTCTtcccacacacataaaaaaacaaagactaTCCCTTTTACATAACTTGCATTGTTAACTTTCACAACAGGTGATATGATTCTTTCACCTTTGGAGTGGAGTGCtgtataaaatgttaaatcCTAAAAGTGTGAACCGTAGGTataaagaatgtttttgttttttttacatgactACAAGGAGGCAATAAAACAATATAGGTCCAGCAATATAGCAGAACATTTAACATCCAGTGAGGCAAGGTGTATTTTTGATCATCtattaaatcacatttagaCATGTGGAGCCTGTAAGACTGACTCACCCAAATGTCTGGTTACTTCAGCATGTTGAAGCAAATCTGTGGTTCCATCAACTTGTCTTACAACTCTGTCCAAAACAATGCTTTCAGAAAACACTGGCACATTTCTGTGTATGCAAATTAAGTAAGACAACATTAAAGATAAAGAGGCCACAAAGATCATGACTGAtgcaatacaaacatttttattgaaattttaaaaaacaaagcagtcCAAATAAATGTGTACTGCCCAACATCTCAAGATACTCCAATAATACCACTATCAAAAATACTGTAACTCTACATCAAAAACGTGCCTCAGTGGatttcaaagaacaaaaaactgtaaaaaaaaaaaaaaaaaaagtaacattaatTACAATTCAAGGTACATTTCAGTTGCAAAAGTTGCAATTTTAAAAGACAGTGTACATGATTGCTCTAAAATGTGCtgtcaaaacaaatacaaacaaagcaTTTGTGTATAAATggagacaaacatttttttgatCTGGCCTGAAGAACATGTGCTGGCTCTGAGTTGCAAGGACAGCAGCGGGAGGATAGTATTTGGCAgttcacgcacacactctcacacacactcacacacacactcacacactcacacacacacactcacacactcacacacacacactcacacacacacactcacacacacacactcacacacacacactcacactcacacactcacactcacacactcacactcacactcacactcacactcacacactcacactcacacactcacacactcacacactcacacacacactcacacactcacacacacactcacacacacactcacacacacactcacacacacactcacacacacactcacacacacactcacacacagcgaGTGATGCCAGTTCTACAGTTCCAACTCAGTCAGCAGTGCCAGTATACCTCTGGAGAGGAGCTAGGATAACATTGGCGTTCTTCTTCTCACTCTCATCACTGTACAGGCCCAGGTGGTGGATGTAGTCCAGCACATGGTCTGGCAACAGGTACCGCACACTCTGGCCTCTACACAGAGCGCGTCTCACGTGGGTGGCTGAGATTTCGTTGGTCACCCACTCCCTCACGATGTGGATGTTCCTGCGATGCTTGTGCAGCACGTCTGATTGGTAGACGAACTTCTCGGCATCGCAGCCGCTCCTGGTGATGCACACCAGGCCGTAGCGGCCGACAATCTCGGCGATATCGTCGTGCTTCCACAGGTGGGGCACGCTGAAAGACTCGAGCACATCAGCTCCACACAGCAGCTTCAGCTCAGGAGCAGCTGAAAAAGCAAACCTGCATCAGTTTTTCACGCCAAGaactactgaaaaaaaacaaacaaacaggtagcCTCAAAGTTAAGGTGAAAAGCCAAAACCTCTTTAGTGTCAAAACTTAACTTTAGTTTTGTAATGGAGCTATGAGGCTAGCCTAGCTAACAAGTAACTGAAGCTTATAACTAACAATTAGTATTATGCCAACTACATGATAAAAGAAGAAACCTCCcccatacaaaaaaaacaaacatgatctGTAGGTTTCTTCTCCGGGCTTCTGCTCTTGCAACAGTATAAACAATGACATGTGCTTGCAGTTAGTATTATATTGTTTTGTAGTGTGAGCTGTTAGATACAGTGTTACACCGCTGTTCAGTTGACGGCAGTTCATAGTACATAATTGAGTTCTACTCTAAGAACACAACTGCATAACACTGATACTAAATTATGTTATGaaatcttttacatttattttaaatattcgAACAAATCTCTAGGGCAATTGTGGGTTTACATGTGCCTAGAAGATATGAGTGAGTGACAGAAAGCAAACTCCCTCTTGTTGCTTTGCAGTAGGGTCCTCTGAGTCTTAAAGCACACTGCCATTGGAGAGAGCATTCCTGCTTTCGCACAGTACCTGTTCTGCTGGGATCTATAGAGGAACTTTGGCATATATCATCATTCTCCTCCAGCCTGCTTCTCTTCCCAAACCTCACGGTGTCCACCTCAGCTTGATTCTTGTCTGCAAACAGTTCAGCGTGATGGTGCCTTTTGAAGACACAATGGAAAGAAGAATTGAAAAAACAGGATTTCTTCATCCAAACAAGTAAAATTAATGCGCCAtgacacaattaaaaaaaaaactaattgtCTGCgtataaaatgataaaacataCAATAAGAAATTAGTAGAATCTAAATTAGAGAGACATAATCCTAAGATTACTATATTACTTTAATAGGTGCTTCTGTCCTAAGAACAGCCACAGAATCAGGGACTAAACATAAAACCCTCCGACGTGATGCATGTCCCTGATTATATAGGaatatgaaatacataaagCAAGGCCCACCGATGCCCACTGCATTAGGGTGCCCCagaaactcacacacattcttgccCATCTTACGATTGACACCAAAATCACAAGTATGTGAAAGAGGCCCTCACCTGACGACCTTGGCTGTCTCCACCCACTCGGCCTGCTGACTCTCCCAGTCATCCACAGTAATCCAGTTGGAGGTCTCCGTAGCCAGTCTGGCCATCTCCACCCGATGGAGAGCCTCAATCAGACCCTTCTTCTTATAGGCATCACCGACAGGTGAGATGATGCCTTTTACCACCTGGTACCTtcctatataataataataataataataataataataataataataataataataataattgtaaaagtaaataaaatgaaaagataaaattaaataaatgtatatagataagtgaatttaaaaaaccacacacataaatccCCCCAAAAACTTTGAATTTGCTGTATACCAAAGAAATATGAACTTTATAAGGTGGCTTTCCACTTGATCCAAATCTAATTTGTAGTATATTAAAACAATCTTGCACAAAACTAAATCTCTATCTATGCAGTTAGATGTATATCATTTACATACAAAAGAACCAGTATTTGTCTGTGCACTTTCCACGTACCAGTGTCCTCCAGGTAATCCCGTGCGAGCTCAAACATACGTAGGTGCATGTTTGTGATGGGGTTAAAAGAGCCACAGGCTAACAGAACCACTTTGATTCTCTCCTGCAGTGCCATTGGTGATGCCAGAGATCTTATGAGAGAACTAATTCTGGACCTGAGAAAATATTTCATCAATTGTCAATAGTTGGAGAAGTTAATCAAGTTAAAACAATTTACTAAACACAAACTAATACACTGTTTAAGTggcaatatttttaaagtctggatactttttaattacattaGTTTTACTAAAGAACATCTGGTTATGACTCGTACTACAGCCAACACCTCGGCCAATCACAATCGTTTCTATCTGAAAAgatcaataacaacaacaaaaatcagcATCTCAAAAGATGCTGTAGACTGTAGCAATAAATCCGCCTCCCAGATCGGTGTCTTGTCCTTATCAGACAGTTCCTCTGACTCGGACACTGCTTAATAGAAGGGCACCAGTACCGCAGTTTCTATGCTAATACTGGGACAACTGGGAGGGGAAGGGATGGGGACGACTCTCCTTTGATGACGCATGTACACTGTTCTCTATACGGACACAACTTTCTTTTTGTCTAGTGGGGTCTTTTCCAAGCAGCCACACGTCTAATGTGTGAAGTACTAGCAGAAAGTCTTAGCTCAGCAGCTCGAATGTCACCAGAGATTTTGAATCGTGTAGAATCATGTCTGGTAAAGCCAGAACCGGGGGAACGTTATTGAACACACTTCTTAATTAATGACTAGATTATAATCTATATCATAAGAAACACCTAGATGCGAATACGATTTCTAGCTAGATAGTGAGGTATTTAGTTTCATTTCTTAGTCAAGCCATGctgcataaaacaaaaaaaaaagtaaaactataataaaaaatattttaagatgttGACATTTATGTATAAGAAATATATCTCGGTGGATTCAAATAGCTGACCTTAGTTAAGTAATTTGCGTGCTGTTAGATTagacatataaaacaaacacgCATACTTTCCCCATTACTTACCAAAACAGATCACGTCACTCCTCAGCTTCCTGTGTAAGTAAGCGATGTTGTGATTGGTTCTAAGTAACGTTTCCTTTGACTGGTTTCTAGGCGCGCCCAACAACGCCACAGGAAGCTGTGAGAGGATTTAATGTCTTGGCTTTACCTCACGTTGCTTTATTGTACATAACAAGACCATGTatcagacagattttttttagatAAAAAGTGTCGAGAAACAATCCAAGGCTgtccatttgttttttttaaaacctcagTGTGGCGCAGTAATTGTGCAAATTGTTTTACTTTATGAAGGCTGGTAAAGTGTAATTTAGCCAGAAATCCTTGTTTCtctagctagcggttagctaaTCTAGCCTAACGCTACCTAATCTGGTACGTCTAAAGCATATAAAGCAGAAGTGCTTTGGAAAAGCGAATCGGTGAGATCTCTGTTTAATTGCTCTTTAAAATGATAACTCGACGAAGTTACAGTCTGACAGTTGTAGCTGTCTTGCTAGGTGGTCATTTAACCTAGATAGGGTTAGCTATCTGAACGCATTTTACTGCCAATTGAAACAGGTCCCACATTGAACAAGTTCGTCCCTTGATGGACCCATCCTGGGGTTTATAGTCCTGCATGAGTTTTGGCTCTCTGGCTGTGTGAATAGGCAACGCTAATAGAGTTGTAGTGACAAGGCTAGCTAATGGTGTTTGTTGTATATCTGCAATAAAGGGACACAGGATGGCTTCTAGAGG harbors:
- the LOC113581275 gene encoding nicotinamide/nicotinic acid mononucleotide adenylyltransferase 1, whose amino-acid sequence is MALQERIKVVLLACGSFNPITNMHLRMFELARDYLEDTGRYQVVKGIISPVGDAYKKKGLIEALHRVEMARLATETSNWITVDDWESQQAEWVETAKVVRHHHAELFADKNQAEVDTVRFGKRSRLEENDDICQSSSIDPSRTAAPELKLLCGADVLESFSVPHLWKHDDIAEIVGRYGLVCITRSGCDAEKFVYQSDVLHKHRRNIHIVREWVTNEISATHVRRALCRGQSVRYLLPDHVLDYIHHLGLYSDESEKKNANVILAPLQSFLFFEIH